caccaccaccagccaTCTACAGCGCCCtggccctcctgctcctcctcacgCCTCCCGCCAACgccttctcctgcagccccctgcgcCTCCACGACAGCGCCTTCGCCTGGGacagcctccagctcctccgcAACatggctcccagccccacacagccctgcccgCAGCAACACGCGCCTTGCTCCTTCCCGGACACCCTCCTGGACACCAACGACACGCAGCAAGCCGCACACACcgccctccacctcctccaacACCTCTTCGACaccctcagcagccccagcacccccgcGCACTGGCTCCACACCGCACGCCACGACCTCCTCAACCAGCTTC
This region of Anas platyrhynchos isolate ZD024472 breed Pekin duck chromosome Z, IASCAAS_PekinDuck_T2T, whole genome shotgun sequence genomic DNA includes:
- the LOC140000631 gene encoding interferon; translation: MPGPSAPPPPAIYSALALLLLLTPPANAFSCSPLRLHDSAFAWDSLQLLRNMAPSPTQPCPQQHAPCSFPDTLLDTNDTQQAAHTALHLLQHLFDTLSSPSTPAHWLHTARHDLLNQLQHHIHHLERCFPADAARLHRRGPRNLHLSINKYFGCIQHFLQNHTYSPCAWDHVRLEAHACFQRIHRLTRTMR